The DNA sequence CGGCTCACCGAGGAAGCCGTGGTCGTCATCCCCGCCGACCGCACAGAGGTGCTGCTCGCGACGCTGCTCGCCGACGCCTCCGGCACGTTCCCGCGGGTCGCGGGGATCATCCTCAACGGTCCCTTCCCGCTGCCCGATCCGATCGTGCAGCTGCTCGACGGCTTCACCTCGACCGTGCCGATCATCGCCACCGACCTCGGCACCTACGACACGGCGGTGCGCGTGATGGGCGCCCGCGGACGCATCTCGCCCGACTCGCGCGGCCGGTACGACCGGGCCCTCGGCCTGTTCCAGACCCACGTCGACGTCGCCGAGCTCACCACGCAGCTGGGCCTGGCCGAGTCGAAGGTCGTCACCCCGCTGATGTTCGAGTACGGGCTGATCGAACGGGCGAGGGCCGACCGGCGGCGCATCGTGCTGCCCGAGGGCGACGACGACCGCATCCTGCGCGCGGCCGCGACCCTGCTCGCCCGGGAGGTGGCCGACCTCACGATCCTCGGCGACGAGGCGGCGGTGCGGGCTCGCGCGGTCGAGCTCGGCGTCGACATCGAGGCAGCGCAGGTCCTCAGCCCCACCGACCCCGAACTCGTCGAGCGCTTCGCCGAGGAGTACGCCAGGCTGCGCGCCCACAAGGGCATCACGCTCGCTCAGGCCGCGGACACCGTGACGGACGTGTCGTACTTCGGCACCATGATGGTGCACCTGGGTCTCGCCGACGGGATGGTGTCGGGAGCAGCGCACACCACGGCGCACACCATCCGCCCCTCGTTCGAGATCATCAAGACCAAGCCGGGGGTGCAGGTCGTCTCGAGCGTCTTCCTCATGGCTCTCGCCGACCGGGTGCTCGTCTACGGCGACTGCGCCGTCATCCCCGATCCCACCAGCGAGCAGCTCGCCGACATCGCGATCTCCTCGGCGGCCACGGCTCGGCAGTTCGGCATCGACCCCCGCGTCGCGATGCTCTCGTACTCGACGGGGGAGTCCGGCACGGGCGCCGATGTCGACAAGGTGCGCCAGGCCACCGCACTCGTGCACGAACGGGCGCCCGAGCTGCTCGTGGAGGGGCCGATCCAGTACGACGCCGCCGCCGACGCGGCGGTCGCGAAGGCCAAACTGCCCGACTCCGCGGTCGCCGGACGCGCGACGGTGTTCGTGTTCCCGGACCTCAACACGGGCAACAACACCTACAAGGCCGTGCAGCGGTCGGCCGGTGCCGTCGCGATCGGTCCCGTGCTGCAGGGGCTCAACAAGCCGATCAACGACCTGTCGCGGGGAGCCCTCGTCGACGACATCGTGAACACCGTCGCGATCACCGCGATCCAGGCGCAGGGGGCCGACTCATGACCACCATCCTCGTCATCAACAGCGGATCGTCGTCGCTCAAGTACAGCCTCATCGACATCGAGGACGAGCGCGAGCTCGCGAGCGGCCTCATCGAGCGGATCGGGCAGGACGTCAGCGCGATCACGCACACCGTTCGGCCGGATGCCGCGGGCGACGCCGTCGTGACGATGCTCGACGCGACCTTCGAGGACGAGCGCCCCGTCGCCGACCACGACCAGGCGTTCGCCGTCATGCTCGCGCAGTTCGCCGAGCACGGCCCCTCGCTCGACGAGCATCCGCCGGCTGCCGTCGGCCATCGCGTCGTGCACGGCGGAGCGCGGTTCTACGCGCCGACCCTCGTGACTCCGGACGTCGAGGCGCAGATCGAGGAGCTCGCGGTGCTCGCGCCGCTGCACAACCCGGCCAACCTCGCCGGCATCCGTGCGGCGAAGGCCGTGTTCGCCGATGTGCCGCATGTCGCGGTGTTCGACACCGCGTTCCACCAGACCCTGCCGCCCGCCGCGTACACGTACGCGATCGACGCCGAGCTCGCCGCCCAGCACCGGGTGCGCCGCTACGGGTTCCACGGCACCAGCCATCAGTACGTGAGCGAGGCGGCCGCCGCCTACCTCGACCGCGACCCCGCCTCGCTGCGCCAGCTCGTGTTCCACCTCGGCAACGGCGCCTCGGTCACCGCGATCGACGGCGGCCGATCCGTCGAGACGTCGATGGGGCTCACCCCCCTGGAGGGGCTCGTGATGGGCACCCGCTCCGGCGACCTCGACCCCGCGGCGCTCGTGCACCTCTCTCGCCGTGCCGGCTACTCGATCGACGACCTCGACGCGCTGCTCAACACCCGCAGCGGCCTCAAGGGGCTCGCCGGACGCAGCGACATGCGCGACATCCTCGCCGGACGCGAGCAGGGGGACGCCGCCGCGACCCTGGCCTTCGACGTGTACATCCACCGTCTGCGGGGGTACGCCGGTGCGTACATCGCGCAGCTCGGCGGAGTCGACGTGATCTCCTTCACCGCGGGCGTCGGCGAGAACGCCGCCGCTGTGCGCGAGGAGGCCATGGCGACGCTCGGATTCGCGGGCGTCGAGATCGATCGCGGCCGCAACGTCGAGCGGCGCCGGGGCATCAGGCGCATCTCGACGGACGCCTCGGCGGTGACCGTCCTCGTGGTCCCGACCGACGAGGAGCTCGAGATCGCCAGGCAGACCTCGCGGATGCTCTGACTCGACACCCCTTCCGGGGGTGACCGGCGGCCCCGTGCGGCATTACGCTTGCACAGTGGCACGGAGAGGTGCCGGAACCCTCGTCCTTCTCCTGGAGGCTCCTGTGCCCGAAGCACTGCCCGACCTGCTCCGCGCCGACGGCGTCCTGTTCGACCTCGACGGCGTGCTGACGCCGACCGCCGAGGTGCACATGCGCGCCTGGAAGGTCGTGTTCGACGAGGTGTTCGAGCGCTGGGGCATCACACCCGCGTACACCGACGCCGACTACTTCGACTACGTCGACGGGAAGAAGCGGTACGACGGCGTCGCGAGCCTGCTGCACAGCCGCAACGTCGAGGTGCCCTGGGGTGAGGTCGACGACCCGCCGGAGGCCGAGACGATCTGCGGCATCGGCAACCGCAAGAACGCCGCGTTCGCCGCCTCGCTCAGGGCAGAGGGCATCGCGCCGTTCCCGGGATCGCTGGCCCTCGTCGAGAAGCTCAGCGCGGCCGGGGTCCCGATCGGGGTCGTGTCCAGCTCGAAGAACGCGGAGGAGGTGCTCGGCGCAGCCGGCATCCGCTCGTTCTTCCGCGTGGTCGTCGACGGCGTCGTCGCCGAGCGCGAGGGACTGGCATCCAAGCCCGCAGCCGACATGTTCCGAGCCGGTGCCGAGGCGCTGGGCGTCGACCCGGCGAGCAGCGTCGCCGTGGAGGACGCGACCTCGGGCGCCGCATCCGCCGCCGCCGCGGGCTTCGCGACCGTCGTGGGCGTGGACCGCGGCACCGGCGCAGACGCGCTGCGCGCCGCCGGCGCCACCGTCGTCGTCACCGACCTCGACGCCTTCCTGACCGACTCCGCCTCTTCCGCCGAGAACCCGAACGACTCCGACTCCGAGGAGACCGCATGATCGACCCCGACCGCTTCCCCGTCGACCCCTGGAAGCTCATCGAGACGCGCTACTCCGAGAACGGCGTCGGCGAGACGCTGTTCTCGGTGGGGAACGGGTATCTCGGCCTGCGCGGCAACCACATCGAAGGGCGCGGCGCGCACGAGCACGGCACCTTCGTGAACGGCCTGCACGAGACCTGGCCCATCCGGCACGCCGAGCAGGCCTACGGGTTCGCCGAGGTCGGGCAGACGATCGTCAACGCCCCCGACGCGAAGGTCATGCGCGTCTACGTCGACGACGAGCCGATCTCGTTCGACGTGGCCGACGTGCGCGAGTACCGCCGCACGCTCGACATGCGCACCGGCGTGCTCGAGCGCATCGTCGTGTGGGAGACCCCGTCCGGTAAGCGCGTGCGCATGCGCGACGAGCGCATCGTCAGCTTCGAGGAGCGCCACCTCGCGATCCTCCGCCTCGAGGTCGTCGTCGAGAACTCCGACGCCCCGGTCACGATCAGCTGCCAGCTGCTGAACCGTCAGGACGGCGCTGGCGTCTACGCGGGCACTCCCGCCGAGGCGAAGGGCG is a window from the Microbacterium sp. LWO14-1.2 genome containing:
- the pta gene encoding phosphate acetyltransferase; this encodes MAQSIYITSAEGHTGKSTIALGVLDALMRVTPRVGVFRPIARSVAERDDVLELLLAHDGVQLDYDDCIGVTYDDVRDDPDRALSTIVARFKAVEAQCDAVVIIGSDYTDVASPAELGYNARIAANLAAPVLLVLSGRDQQRQAEQLGTTTARTPEAVGQIGALALSELEVERAELFAIVVNRADPDRLGDIEQAVAALRPARTTPVWALPEDRTLVAPSIRGILSAVDGRLIKGDPDRLGREALTIVVAGMSMVNVLPRLTEEAVVVIPADRTEVLLATLLADASGTFPRVAGIILNGPFPLPDPIVQLLDGFTSTVPIIATDLGTYDTAVRVMGARGRISPDSRGRYDRALGLFQTHVDVAELTTQLGLAESKVVTPLMFEYGLIERARADRRRIVLPEGDDDRILRAAATLLAREVADLTILGDEAAVRARAVELGVDIEAAQVLSPTDPELVERFAEEYARLRAHKGITLAQAADTVTDVSYFGTMMVHLGLADGMVSGAAHTTAHTIRPSFEIIKTKPGVQVVSSVFLMALADRVLVYGDCAVIPDPTSEQLADIAISSAATARQFGIDPRVAMLSYSTGESGTGADVDKVRQATALVHERAPELLVEGPIQYDAAADAAVAKAKLPDSAVAGRATVFVFPDLNTGNNTYKAVQRSAGAVAIGPVLQGLNKPINDLSRGALVDDIVNTVAITAIQAQGADS
- a CDS encoding acetate kinase; protein product: MTTILVINSGSSSLKYSLIDIEDERELASGLIERIGQDVSAITHTVRPDAAGDAVVTMLDATFEDERPVADHDQAFAVMLAQFAEHGPSLDEHPPAAVGHRVVHGGARFYAPTLVTPDVEAQIEELAVLAPLHNPANLAGIRAAKAVFADVPHVAVFDTAFHQTLPPAAYTYAIDAELAAQHRVRRYGFHGTSHQYVSEAAAAYLDRDPASLRQLVFHLGNGASVTAIDGGRSVETSMGLTPLEGLVMGTRSGDLDPAALVHLSRRAGYSIDDLDALLNTRSGLKGLAGRSDMRDILAGREQGDAAATLAFDVYIHRLRGYAGAYIAQLGGVDVISFTAGVGENAAAVREEAMATLGFAGVEIDRGRNVERRRGIRRISTDASAVTVLVVPTDEELEIARQTSRML
- a CDS encoding HAD-IA family hydrolase is translated as MPEALPDLLRADGVLFDLDGVLTPTAEVHMRAWKVVFDEVFERWGITPAYTDADYFDYVDGKKRYDGVASLLHSRNVEVPWGEVDDPPEAETICGIGNRKNAAFAASLRAEGIAPFPGSLALVEKLSAAGVPIGVVSSSKNAEEVLGAAGIRSFFRVVVDGVVAEREGLASKPAADMFRAGAEALGVDPASSVAVEDATSGAASAAAAGFATVVGVDRGTGADALRAAGATVVVTDLDAFLTDSASSAENPNDSDSEETA